Proteins encoded by one window of Arabidopsis thaliana chromosome 2, partial sequence:
- the RNR1 gene encoding ribonucleotide reductase 1 (ribonucleotide reductase 1 (RNR1); FUNCTIONS IN: ribonucleoside-diphosphate reductase activity, ATP binding; INVOLVED IN: response to cadmium ion, DNA replication, deoxyribonucleoside triphosphate biosynthetic process; LOCATED IN: ribonucleoside-diphosphate reductase complex; EXPRESSED IN: 24 plant structures; EXPRESSED DURING: 13 growth stages; CONTAINS InterPro DOMAIN/s: Ribonucleotide reductase large subunit, N-terminal (InterPro:IPR013509), Ribonucleoside-diphosphate reductase, alpha subunit (InterPro:IPR013346), ATP-cone (InterPro:IPR005144), Ribonucleotide reductase large subunit, C-terminal (InterPro:IPR000788), Ribonucleotide reductase R1 subunit, N-terminal (InterPro:IPR008926); Has 15326 Blast hits to 14804 proteins in 2790 species: Archae - 206; Bacteria - 6388; Metazoa - 177; Fungi - 215; Plants - 88; Viruses - 606; Other Eukaryotes - 7646 (source: NCBI BLink).), translated as MYVVKRDGRQETVHFDKITARLKKLSYGLSSDHCDPVLVAQKVCAGVYKGVTTSQLDELAAETAAAMTCNHPDYASLAARIAVSNLHKNTKKSFSETIKDMFYHVNDRSGLKSPLIADDVFEIIMQNAARLDSEIIYDRDFEYDYFGFKTLERSYLLKVQGTVVERPQHMLMRVAVGIHKDDIDSVIQTYHLMSQRWFTHASPTLFNAGTPRPQLSSCFLVCMKDDSIEGIYETLKECAVISKSAGGIGVSVHNIRATGSYIRGTNGTSNGIVPMLRVFNDTARYVDQGGGKRKGAFAVYLEPWHADVYEFLELRKNHGKEEHRARDLFYALWLPDLFMERVQNNGQWSLFCPNEAPGLADCWGAEFETLYTKYEREGKAKKVVQAQQLWYEILTSQVETGTPYMLFKDSCNRKSNQQNLGTIKSSNLCTEIIEYTSPTETAVCNLASIALPRFVREKGVPLDSHPPKLAGSLDSKNRYFDFEKLAEVTATVTVNLNKIIDVNYYPVETAKTSNMRHRPIGIGVQGLADAFILLGMPFDSPEAQQLNKDIFETIYYHALKASTELAARLGPYETYAGSPVSKGILQPDMWNVIPSDRWDWAVLRDMISKNGVRNSLLVAPMPTASTSQILGNNECFEPYTSNIYSRRVLSGEFVVVNKHLLHDLTDMGLWTPTLKNKLINENGSIVNVAEIPDDLKAIYRTVWEIKQRTVVDMAADRGCYIDQSQSLNIHMDKPNFAKLTSLHFYTWKKGLKTGMYYLRSRAAADAIKFTVDTAMLKEKPSVAEGDKEVEEEDNETKLAQMVCSLTNPEECLACGS; from the exons ATGTATGTAGTGAAGCGTGACGGAAGACAGGAAACTGTTCATTTCGATAAGATTACTGCGAGGCTTAAGAAACTTAGCTATGGGCTTAGCAGTGACCATTGTGACCCTGTCCTCGTTGCTCAGAAGGTCTGTGCCGGTGTCTATAAAGGAGTCACTACGAGTCAACTTGATGAGTTGGCTGCTGAAACTGCTGCTGCTATGACTTGTAACCATCCTGATTATGCATCT CTTGCTGCTAGGATTGCTGTGTCGAATCTCCACAAGAACACTAAGAAGTCATTTTCTGAGAC GATTAAGGATATGTTCTATCATGTCAATGATAGATCTGGACTAAAGTCCCCACTAATAGCCGATGATGTGTTTGAGATAATTATGCAG AACGCTGCTCGTTTGGACAGTGAGATCATCTATGACCGTGATTTTGAATATGATTACTTTGGATTTAAAACTCTTGAGAGATCGTACCTCTTGAAAGTCCAAGGGACTGTTGTTGAAAGGCCTCAACACATGCTGATGAGGGTTGCTGTTGGGATCCACAAGGATGATATTGATTCCGTGATCCAAACCTACCATTTGATGTCTCAGAGATGGTTCACTCATGCATCTCCTACTCTCTTCAACGCAGGAACTCCAAGGCCTCAA TTAAGTAGCTGCTTTCTAGTCTGCATGAAAGATGATAGCATTGAGGGCATATATGAAACACTCAAAGAGTGTGCTGTTATAAGCAAATCTGCTGGGGGTATTGGTGTTTCAGTTCATAATATTCGTGCTACCGGAAGTTACATTCGTGGCACAAATGGAACATCTAATGGTATTGTTCCTATGCTGCGTGTATTCAACGATACAGCTCGTTATGTTGACCAAGGAGGAGGCAAGAGAAAGG GAGCCTTTGCTGTTTACCTGGAGCCATGGCATGCTGATGTCTATGAGTTTCTGGAGCTGCGAAAGAACCATGGAAAG GAAGAACACAGGGCTAGAGATTTGTTTTATGCTCTCTGGCTTCCAGATCTTTTCATGGAGAGGGTCCAGAATAATGGGCAGTGGTCACTGTTTTGTCCTAACGAAGCTCCAGGTTTGGCAGATTGCTGGGGAGCTGAATTTGAGACACTGTACACTAAGTATGAAAGAGAG GGAAAGGCCAAAAAGGTTGTTCAGGCGCAGCAGCTTTGGTACGAAATATTGACATCCCAGGTAGAAACAGGAACACCATACATGCTTTTCAAG GATTCATGCAACCGAAAAAGTAATCAGCAAAATCTGGGTACCATAAAGTCGTCCAACTTATGCACTGAAATCATTGAGTACACTAGTCCAACAGAAACTGCTGTGTGCAATCTTGCATCTATTGCTTTACCCAGATTTGTAAGGGAGAAG GGTGTCCCATTAGACTCTCATCCACCTAAGCTCGCTGGCAGTCTGGACTCAAAGAATCGttactttgattttgaaaaattagcAGAG GTGACTGCTACTGTTACTGTTAATCTCAATAAGATAATAGATGTGAATTACTATCCTGTGGAGACTGCAAAAACTTCAAACATGCGTCATAGACCTATTGGTATTGGTGTACAAGGCCTTGCAGATGCATTTATCCTCCTTGGAATGCCATTTGATTCTCCAGAG GCCCAACAACTGAATAAGGATATATTCGAAACCATATACTACCATGCACTCAAAGCATCTACAGAGCTTGCTGCAAGACTTGGCCCCTATGAAACCTATGCTGGAAGTCCCGTGAGTAAG GGAATCCTTCAACCTGACATGTGGAATGTAATTCCATCAGACCGCTGGGACTGGGCTGTTCTTAGAGATATGATATCAAAGAATGGAGTGAGGAACTCTCTTTTAGTAGCACCAATGCCAACTGCTTCAACCAGTCAAATCCTTGGGAACAATGAATGTTTTGAGCCCTACACATCAAACATCTACAGCCGCAGAGTCTTGAG TGGTGAATTCGTAGTGGTTAATAAGCATCTTCTCCATGACCTAACTGATATGGGACTTTGGACTCCAACgctgaaaaacaaattaattaatgagaATGGTTCTATAGTTAATGTTGCTGAGATACCTGATGACTTGAAGGCGATTTACAG AACTGTCTGGGAAATCAAACAGAGAACAGTGGTGGACATGGCTGCTGATCGTGGATGCTACATAGATCAAAGCCAAAGCTTAAACATACACATGGACAAACCCAACTTCGCAAAACTCACTTCGCTACACTTCTATACTTGGAAAAAG GGTCTGAAAACCGGGATGTACTACCTGCGATCCCGTGCTGCAGCTGATGCGATAAAGTTCACCGTTGACACAGCCATGCTCAAG GAGAAGCCGAGTGTAGCAGAAGGAGAcaaagaagtagaagaagaggataATGAAACTAAGTTGGCGCAGATGGTATGTTCCTTGACAAACCCTGAAGAGTGTTTGGCCTGCGGAAGTTGA
- the EME1A gene encoding essential meiotic endonuclease 1A, with product MSDFILISDGEDEATPPPSKRARKNRTPTDLNLDTEPSLQKQPPGSASTPFFLDETPLSDDVTVLKSSFGSGTGASSGRENNFFGKRVISLESDSEDSPGPESSKKYEPVYTDSWKKPCRLEFGSSDANSDDDPSWMRRASFQSSLSKDAIEVDSDHEKEDTGVEKMGRKKQTITSKSTSLSADSLPKKKMSKDEKTRAAEEKKLQKEQEKLQKAASKAEDAEHKKLEREKQKWAKEKDKALKCIVAWIDNKVLEGSFGGLLISGLKEKCITYHVTTNPIQRSIVWTMTLPEDIAQSLPLGSKIPYVLLLYEAEDFCNLVAKKELLENVYRVRDEYPSYTMCYLTNKLLSYVNKKERVEYKDPVNGCGWRKPPIDEAIAKLSTHYIGVHSRHCVDEAEVADHVVRLTSSLAHCQVRKKLTRLSVYADGTLMSKNAADKHLIRESIW from the exons ATGAGCGATTTCATTTTGATCTCCGACGGCGAGGATGAAGCTACTCCACCACCGTCGAAGAGGGCTCGAAAGAATCGTACACCCACGGATTTGAACTTGGATACCGAACCATCACTGCAGAAGCAACCGCCAGGATCTGCTTCTACTCCGTTTTTCCTCGACGAGACACCTCTCTCTGACGATGTCACTGTCCTAAAGTCTTCCTTTGGTTCCGGAACCGGAGCTTCTTCAGGCCGCGAGAACAATTTTTTCG GTAAACGAGTTATATCTCTTGAATCGGATTCTGAAGACAGTCCTGGACCTGAGAGTTCAAAAAAGTATGAACCTGTTTATACTGATTCTTGGAAGAAACCTTGTAGATTGGAATTTGGATCCAGTGATGCTAATTCTG ATGATGATCCTAGTTGGATGCGGAGAGCTAGTTTTCAATCTTCGCTGTCTAAAGATGCTATTGAG GTAGATTCTGACCATGAGAAAGAAGATACAGGCGTTGAGAAGATGGGTCGAAAAAAGCAGACCATAACTTCTAAAAGTACATCTCTTTCTGCTGATTCATTGCCTAAAAAGAAGATgtcaaaagatgaaaaaaccCGCGCGGCAGAGGAAAAGAAGTTACAAAAAGAA CAAGAAAAATTACAGAAAGCTGCCTCGAAAGCAGAAGATGCTGAGCATAAAAAGTTGGAGAGGGAAAAGCAGAAATGGGCAAAGGAAAAGGATAAAGCACTTAAATGTATTGTTGCCTGGATTGACAATAAAGTGCTTGAAGGATCTTTTGGAG GACTTCTCATTTCGGGATTGAAAGAGAAATGTATTACATACCATGTCACCACTAATCCGATTCAGAGATCCATTGTGTGGACAATGACACTTCCAGAAGATATTGCTCAG TCATTGCCTCTAGGGTCCAAGATTCCATATGTTTTACTCTTGTATGAGGCTGAAGACTTTTGTAATCTTGTTGCTAAGAAAGAACTTCTAGAAAACGTCTACAGAGTTCGTGACGAATACCCATCTTATACAATGTGCTACCTCACCAATAAGTTACTGTCCTACGTAAACAAAAA GGAAAGGGTTGAGTACAAGGACCCTGTAAATGGCTGTGGTTGGAGAAAGCCTCCTATTGATGAG GCAATTGCGAAGTTATCAACTCACTATATTGGAGTACATTCCCGGCATTGTGTAGACGAGGCTGAGGTGGCTGACCATGTTGTTCGGTTAACAAGTAGTCTGGCCCATTGCCAAGTCAG GAAGAAGTTAACTCGGTTATCAGTATACGCTGATGGTACATTAATGTCCAAGAATGCAGCTGATAAGCACTTGATTAGAGAGAGCATATGGTAG
- the EME1A gene encoding essential meiotic endonuclease 1A (essential meiotic endonuclease 1A (EME1A); CONTAINS InterPro DOMAIN/s: ERCC4 domain (InterPro:IPR006166); BEST Arabidopsis thaliana protein match is: essential meiotic endonuclease 1B (TAIR:AT2G22140.1); Has 2270 Blast hits to 1760 proteins in 250 species: Archae - 0; Bacteria - 114; Metazoa - 736; Fungi - 365; Plants - 159; Viruses - 22; Other Eukaryotes - 874 (source: NCBI BLink).) yields the protein MSDFILISDGEDEATPPPSKRARKNRTPTDLNLDTEPSLQKQPPGSASTPFFLDETPLSDDVTVLKSSFGSGTGASSGRENNFFGKRVISLESDSEDSPGPESSKKYEPVYTDSWKKPCRLEFGSSDANSDDDPSWMRRASFQSSLSKDAIEVDSDHEKEDTGVEKMGRKKQTITSKSTSLSADSLPKKKMSKDEKTRAAEEKKLQKEQEKLQKAASKAEDAEHKKLEREKQKWAKEKDKALKCIVAWIDNKVLEGSFGGLLISGLKEKCITYHVTTNPIQRSIVWTMTLPEDIAQSLPLGSKIPYVLLLYEAEDFCNLVAKKELLENVYRVRDEYPSYTMCYLTNKLLSYVNKKERVEYKDPVNGCGWRKPPIDEAIAKLSTHYIGVHSRHCVDEAEVADHVVRLTSSLAHCQVRKKLTRLSVYADGTLMSKNAADKHLIRESIWLKVLVAIPKVQPRYAIAVSKKYPSLKSLLKVYMDPNISVHEKEFLLKDLKVENLVGRDTSVGEACSKRIYRVLMSLDGTIKTDDVENGAASFTLPPSDLI from the exons ATGAGCGATTTCATTTTGATCTCCGACGGCGAGGATGAAGCTACTCCACCACCGTCGAAGAGGGCTCGAAAGAATCGTACACCCACGGATTTGAACTTGGATACCGAACCATCACTGCAGAAGCAACCGCCAGGATCTGCTTCTACTCCGTTTTTCCTCGACGAGACACCTCTCTCTGACGATGTCACTGTCCTAAAGTCTTCCTTTGGTTCCGGAACCGGAGCTTCTTCAGGCCGCGAGAACAATTTTTTCG GTAAACGAGTTATATCTCTTGAATCGGATTCTGAAGACAGTCCTGGACCTGAGAGTTCAAAAAAGTATGAACCTGTTTATACTGATTCTTGGAAGAAACCTTGTAGATTGGAATTTGGATCCAGTGATGCTAATTCTG ATGATGATCCTAGTTGGATGCGGAGAGCTAGTTTTCAATCTTCGCTGTCTAAAGATGCTATTGAG GTAGATTCTGACCATGAGAAAGAAGATACAGGCGTTGAGAAGATGGGTCGAAAAAAGCAGACCATAACTTCTAAAAGTACATCTCTTTCTGCTGATTCATTGCCTAAAAAGAAGATgtcaaaagatgaaaaaaccCGCGCGGCAGAGGAAAAGAAGTTACAAAAAGAA CAAGAAAAATTACAGAAAGCTGCCTCGAAAGCAGAAGATGCTGAGCATAAAAAGTTGGAGAGGGAAAAGCAGAAATGGGCAAAGGAAAAGGATAAAGCACTTAAATGTATTGTTGCCTGGATTGACAATAAAGTGCTTGAAGGATCTTTTGGAG GACTTCTCATTTCGGGATTGAAAGAGAAATGTATTACATACCATGTCACCACTAATCCGATTCAGAGATCCATTGTGTGGACAATGACACTTCCAGAAGATATTGCTCAG TCATTGCCTCTAGGGTCCAAGATTCCATATGTTTTACTCTTGTATGAGGCTGAAGACTTTTGTAATCTTGTTGCTAAGAAAGAACTTCTAGAAAACGTCTACAGAGTTCGTGACGAATACCCATCTTATACAATGTGCTACCTCACCAATAAGTTACTGTCCTACGTAAACAAAAA GGAAAGGGTTGAGTACAAGGACCCTGTAAATGGCTGTGGTTGGAGAAAGCCTCCTATTGATGAG GCAATTGCGAAGTTATCAACTCACTATATTGGAGTACATTCCCGGCATTGTGTAGACGAGGCTGAGGTGGCTGACCATGTTGTTCGGTTAACAAGTAGTCTGGCCCATTGCCAAGTCAG GAAGAAGTTAACTCGGTTATCAGTATACGCTGATGGTACATTAATGTCCAAGAATGCAGCTGATAAGCACTTGATTAGAGAGAGCATATG GTTGAAAGTGTTGGTAGCAATACCAAAGGTACAGCCAAGATACGCTATAGCAGTGTCAAAGAAATACCCATCCTTGAAGTCACTTCTTAAGGTTTATATGGATCCTAACATATCG GTTCATGAGAAGGAGTTTCTACTGAAAGACTTGAAAGTGGAAAATTTAGTAGGAAGAGACACAAGTGTAGGTGAGGCCTGTTCGAAGCGGATATACAGAGTGCTTATGTCTTTAGATGGAACCATTAAGACTGATGACGTCGAAAATGGTGCTGCTTCCTTCACACTTCCTCCATCTGACTTAATTTAG
- the EME1A gene encoding essential meiotic endonuclease 1A (essential meiotic endonuclease 1A (EME1A); CONTAINS InterPro DOMAIN/s: ERCC4 domain (InterPro:IPR006166); BEST Arabidopsis thaliana protein match is: essential meiotic endonuclease 1B (TAIR:AT2G22140.1).) has product MSDFILISDGEDEATPPPSKRARKNRTPTDLNLDTEPSLQKQPPGSASTPFFLDETPLSDDVTVLKSSFGSGTGASSGRENNFFGKRVISLESDSEDSPGPESSKKYEPVYTDSWKKPCRLEFGSSDANSDDDPSWMRRASFQSSLSKDAIEVDSDHEKEDTGVEKMGRKKQTITSKSTSLSADSLPKKKMSKDEKTRAAEEKKLQKEQEKLQKAASKAEDAEHKKLEREKQKWAKEKDKALKCIVAWIDNKVLEGSFGVITGLLISGLKEKCITYHVTTNPIQRSIVWTMTLPEDIAQSLPLGSKIPYVLLLYEAEDFCNLVAKKELLENVYRVRDEYPSYTMCYLTNKLLSYVNKKERVEYKDPVNGCGWRKPPIDEAIAKLSTHYIGVHSRHCVDEAEVADHVVRLTSSLAHCQVRKKLTRLSVYADGTLMSKNAADKHLIRESIWLKVLVAIPKVQPRYAIAVSKKYPSLKSLLKVYMDPNISVHEKEFLLKDLKVENLVGRDTSVGEACSKRIYRVLMSLDGTIKTDDVENGAASFTLPPSDLI; this is encoded by the exons ATGAGCGATTTCATTTTGATCTCCGACGGCGAGGATGAAGCTACTCCACCACCGTCGAAGAGGGCTCGAAAGAATCGTACACCCACGGATTTGAACTTGGATACCGAACCATCACTGCAGAAGCAACCGCCAGGATCTGCTTCTACTCCGTTTTTCCTCGACGAGACACCTCTCTCTGACGATGTCACTGTCCTAAAGTCTTCCTTTGGTTCCGGAACCGGAGCTTCTTCAGGCCGCGAGAACAATTTTTTCG GTAAACGAGTTATATCTCTTGAATCGGATTCTGAAGACAGTCCTGGACCTGAGAGTTCAAAAAAGTATGAACCTGTTTATACTGATTCTTGGAAGAAACCTTGTAGATTGGAATTTGGATCCAGTGATGCTAATTCTG ATGATGATCCTAGTTGGATGCGGAGAGCTAGTTTTCAATCTTCGCTGTCTAAAGATGCTATTGAG GTAGATTCTGACCATGAGAAAGAAGATACAGGCGTTGAGAAGATGGGTCGAAAAAAGCAGACCATAACTTCTAAAAGTACATCTCTTTCTGCTGATTCATTGCCTAAAAAGAAGATgtcaaaagatgaaaaaaccCGCGCGGCAGAGGAAAAGAAGTTACAAAAAGAA CAAGAAAAATTACAGAAAGCTGCCTCGAAAGCAGAAGATGCTGAGCATAAAAAGTTGGAGAGGGAAAAGCAGAAATGGGCAAAGGAAAAGGATAAAGCACTTAAATGTATTGTTGCCTGGATTGACAATAAAGTGCTTGAAGGATCTTTTGGAG TTATTACAGGACTTCTCATTTCGGGATTGAAAGAGAAATGTATTACATACCATGTCACCACTAATCCGATTCAGAGATCCATTGTGTGGACAATGACACTTCCAGAAGATATTGCTCAG TCATTGCCTCTAGGGTCCAAGATTCCATATGTTTTACTCTTGTATGAGGCTGAAGACTTTTGTAATCTTGTTGCTAAGAAAGAACTTCTAGAAAACGTCTACAGAGTTCGTGACGAATACCCATCTTATACAATGTGCTACCTCACCAATAAGTTACTGTCCTACGTAAACAAAAA GGAAAGGGTTGAGTACAAGGACCCTGTAAATGGCTGTGGTTGGAGAAAGCCTCCTATTGATGAG GCAATTGCGAAGTTATCAACTCACTATATTGGAGTACATTCCCGGCATTGTGTAGACGAGGCTGAGGTGGCTGACCATGTTGTTCGGTTAACAAGTAGTCTGGCCCATTGCCAAGTCAG GAAGAAGTTAACTCGGTTATCAGTATACGCTGATGGTACATTAATGTCCAAGAATGCAGCTGATAAGCACTTGATTAGAGAGAGCATATG GTTGAAAGTGTTGGTAGCAATACCAAAGGTACAGCCAAGATACGCTATAGCAGTGTCAAAGAAATACCCATCCTTGAAGTCACTTCTTAAGGTTTATATGGATCCTAACATATCG GTTCATGAGAAGGAGTTTCTACTGAAAGACTTGAAAGTGGAAAATTTAGTAGGAAGAGACACAAGTGTAGGTGAGGCCTGTTCGAAGCGGATATACAGAGTGCTTATGTCTTTAGATGGAACCATTAAGACTGATGACGTCGAAAATGGTGCTGCTTCCTTCACACTTCCTCCATCTGACTTAATTTAG
- a CDS encoding Cysteine/Histidine-rich C1 domain family protein (Cysteine/Histidine-rich C1 domain family protein; CONTAINS InterPro DOMAIN/s: C1-like (InterPro:IPR011424); BEST Arabidopsis thaliana protein match is: Cysteine/Histidine-rich C1 domain family protein (TAIR:AT2G21830.1); Has 533 Blast hits to 358 proteins in 18 species: Archae - 0; Bacteria - 0; Metazoa - 0; Fungi - 0; Plants - 531; Viruses - 0; Other Eukaryotes - 2 (source: NCBI BLink).), whose translation MHVMKPVLMSALDKYPYCKICGGNILGNPWKCETCRFETHQYCVELGRPSRHRFHQNHPLTLLTKYPSQEKMKCDICRENIYDFNLFCRICTFVIHINCALKSKHVLEALRQKFTGTWSFCLGKLCHV comes from the coding sequence ATGCATGTTATGAAACCAGTCCTCATGAGTGCTCTTGATAAATATCCATATTGCAAGATATGTGGAGGAAACATACTTGGTAACCCATGGAAATGTGAGACCTGCCGCTTCGAGACACATCAGTACTGTGTGGAGTTGGGGCGACCATCAAGACATCGATTTCATCAGAACCATCCTTTGACACTGTTGACAAAGTATCCTTCACAGGAAAAGATGAAATGTGACATTTGCAGagagaatatatacgatttcAATCTCTTCTGCCGTATATGTACTTTTGTTATCCACATCAACTGTGCCTTGAAAAGTAAACATGTTCTTGAAGCTTTAAGGCAGAAATTCACTGGAACTTGGAGTTTTTGTTTGGGAAAGCTGTGTCATGTATGA
- a CDS encoding seed maturation protein (unknown protein; Has 45 Blast hits to 45 proteins in 13 species: Archae - 0; Bacteria - 0; Metazoa - 0; Fungi - 0; Plants - 45; Viruses - 0; Other Eukaryotes - 0 (source: NCBI BLink).), with amino-acid sequence MSGAQGAEPMDSRTATTYESVEGGQNKTKLDIRSKEDEGGIQVDKLQDKVSDAAGLGGPVFGAGKDDKKQDLGVTGTG; translated from the coding sequence ATGTCGGGAGCACAAGGAGCAGAGCCGATGGATTCAAGAACGGCGACAACGTACGAGTCAGTGGAAGGAGGACAGAACAAGACGAAGCTTGATATAAGGTCAAAGGAAGACGAAGGTGGGATTCAAGTTGACAAGCTTCAAGACAAGGTCTCTGATGCTGCTGGTCTTGGCGGACCTGTCTTTGGTGCTGGTAAAGACGACAAGAAGCAGGATCTTGGTGTTACCGGTACCGGCTAG
- a CDS encoding Cysteine/Histidine-rich C1 domain family protein gives MGKLEHFSHSCPLTSPEIVAEGICNICFQDQVVEYACKPCNFDICKTCSKLPQKVSHGFHSDHPLEFSLFQYDRKPGYIVCSCCGNMSSCSFYECKECEIYLDLGCALLKNVFTGWDVREMLHYSHEHLLRRCKPGQDARGSCLLCELPLSPSSICYGCVYCYSFLHERCLDLPTEIRHPVHLEHPLRRLDYIRSGGRTFCGACREKIDSVPFGCLECGFYIHMRCADSFLRCLMHESHEHKLFYVSSNAKEHFGRNNCCQICLGAVVSSLDSYYHCIECELEFHFECLGISKTISKRSCHIHPLVCKRVREEDDSLEYCGVCETLIHAGHHVYSCEECDFLGHIECILREKEPSPLYLKDLYSCVEDVKRATNQEDYETNKVMVHDINHNHVVTSIDMCELEGKEHCHICEKEILGNPWKCETCNFVTHNFCVELGKPSRHRFHWNHLLTLMPKPVATDMTSCKSCREDIKGTESRWNLERTLFGRQA, from the exons ATGGGAAAACTCGAGCATTTCTCCCACTCATGCCCTTTGACCTCGCCGGAGATTGTAGCTGAAGGCATCTGCAACATTTGCTTCCAAGACCAAGTTGTTGAATACGCATGTAAGCCTTgcaattttgatatatgtaaGACTTGCTCCAAGCTGCCGCAAAAGGTGTCACATGGTTTTCACTCAGATCATCCTCTTGAGTTTTCTCTATTCCAATATGATCGAAAACCTGGTTACATTGTCTGCTCTTGTTGTGGGAACATGTCTTCTTGCTCATTCTATGAATGTAAAGAATGTGAGATCTATCTTGATCTCGGTTGTGCACTACTGAAGAACGTTTTCACTGGTTGGGACGTTAGAGAAATGCTTCATTACAGTCATGAACATTTGCTTCGAAGGTGTAAACCAGGACAAGATGCTAGAGGCTCTTGCCTGCTTTGTGAGCTCCCTCTTTCTCCCTCTTCTATATGTTACGGTTGTGTTTACTGTTACTCGTTTCTCCACGAGCGCTGTCTCGATCTTCCGACAGAGATTCGACATCCCGTGCATCTGGAACACCCTCTCAGACGCCTTGATTACATACGAAGTGGTGGTCGAACATTTTGCGGTGCGTGTAGAGAGAAGATTGACAGTGTCCCCTTTGGCTGCCTAGAATGTGGTTTTTACATTCACATGAGGTGTGCAGATTCGTTTTTGCGCTGTCTGATGCATGAATCTCATGAgcataaattgttttatgtatCTTCGAATGCTAAAGAACATTTTGGAAGAAACAATTGTTGCCAAATATGCTTGGGAGCTGTAGTGAGCTCTCTCGATTCTTACTACCACTGCATCGAATGTGAATTGGAGTTTCATTTCGAATGCCTTGGGATTTCCAAGACCATTTCTAAGAGATCTTGTCACATTCATCCACTTGTTTGTAAAAGAGTACGTGAAGAGGATGATTCTTTGGAGTACTGTGGCGTTTGCGAGACATTGATTCATGCCGGACATCATGTTTATTCGTGCGAAGAATGTGATTTTCTTGGTCACATTGAATGCATTCTACGCGAG AAAGAGCCATCACCATTGTACTTGAAGGATCTGTATTCTTGTGTTGAAGACGTCAAAAGAGCAACAAACCAAGAAGACTATGAAACCAACAAAGTTATG GTTCATGATATCAACCATAATCATGTGGTGACATCGATTGATATGTGTGAGCTTGAAGGCAAAGAACATTGTCACAtatgtgaaaaagaaatactTGGTAATCCATGGAAATGCGAGACTTGCAACTTTGTGACACATAACTTCTGTGTGGAGCTAGGGAAACCATCAAGACATCGGTTTCATTGGAACCATCTTTTGACACTCATGCCAAAACCAGTTGCTACGGATATGACGAGTTGTAAAAGCTGCAGAGAGGATATAAAAGG GACCGAAAGTCGTTGGAACTTGGAGAGGACGTTGTTTGGGAGGCAAGCATAG